From a single Pseudomonas serboccidentalis genomic region:
- a CDS encoding AsmA family protein, whose product MKAFGKILGLVLLGLLLIIVAAGFALTHLFDPNDYKDEIRQIARDKAHIELMLNGDIGWSLFPWLGLELHEASVATLINPTEPYADLQMLGLSVRVLPLLRREVQMSDVRVEGLNLRLKRDKNGHGNWEDIGKLPTPAAPAGSPTPASTSAAEAPAQPEKPPQPIRLDIDSLTVNNARVEYNDEQTGKQYSAESIQLSTGAVHDSTNIPLKATAFLSTNQPVLRVRTELNGELRIERALQRYKFEDMKLSGELTGDPLQGKTMTFSAQGQMLLDKAANVAEWTGIKISANQLRALGELKANDLDKTPQITGGISIAQFDLAKFVDSIGQTLPAMAPGSLSKVELVSRVAATPTSVALDNINLKLDDSSFSGRIAVEDFAKQSLRAILKADTFDVDRYLPPKSDKAKTATQVRQAEVASTEADAMAGAGSTPLPDKPSKSAWSTERLLPVERLAKLDVDADLSFGQLTLDKLPIQNAALKATGQGGLLTLENLRGGLYNGDFEAKGTLDVRPSAPVLNLQTRINRVPVEKILESQGKNPPVKGLVTLTSNVTGSGNSQQALIETLNGNASFVINDGVLLNANLEQQLCKGIATLNRKTLSGEPRGKDTPFQELKGNLTLRNGVASNPDLKVRIPGMTVNGDGDIDLRVLGMDYRVGIIVEGDTSAMPDPACQVGEKFVGIQWPLRCRGPLELGAKACRLDNERLGQVATKMAGDKLSEKIDEKLGDKVSPELKNALKGLFKR is encoded by the coding sequence ATGAAAGCGTTCGGCAAAATCCTGGGTCTGGTACTTCTCGGGCTGTTGCTGATCATTGTGGCGGCGGGCTTCGCCCTGACCCACCTCTTTGATCCCAACGACTATAAAGACGAGATCCGCCAGATAGCCCGCGACAAGGCCCACATCGAGCTGATGCTCAATGGCGATATCGGCTGGAGCCTGTTCCCGTGGCTCGGCCTGGAACTGCACGAGGCCAGCGTCGCCACCCTGATCAATCCAACCGAACCGTATGCCGATCTGCAGATGCTCGGCCTGTCCGTGCGCGTGCTGCCGCTGTTGCGCCGCGAAGTGCAGATGAGCGATGTGCGTGTCGAGGGCCTGAACCTGCGCCTGAAACGCGACAAGAACGGCCACGGCAACTGGGAAGACATCGGCAAGTTGCCGACACCCGCCGCACCTGCCGGCAGCCCGACGCCTGCCAGCACATCTGCTGCAGAGGCCCCCGCCCAGCCGGAAAAACCGCCGCAGCCGATCCGGCTCGACATCGACAGCCTGACCGTCAACAACGCCCGCGTTGAGTACAACGACGAGCAGACCGGCAAGCAGTACAGCGCCGAAAGCATCCAGCTGAGCACCGGCGCGGTACACGACTCGACCAATATTCCGCTGAAAGCCACGGCGTTCCTCAGCACCAATCAGCCGGTGCTGCGGGTGCGTACCGAGCTCAACGGCGAGCTGCGCATCGAGCGCGCCCTGCAACGCTACAAGTTCGAAGACATGAAGCTGTCCGGCGAACTGACTGGCGATCCGCTGCAAGGCAAGACCATGACCTTCTCCGCCCAAGGCCAGATGCTGCTGGACAAAGCCGCGAACGTCGCCGAATGGACCGGGATCAAGATCTCTGCCAACCAGTTGCGCGCGCTCGGTGAGCTGAAAGCCAACGACCTCGACAAGACCCCGCAGATCACTGGCGGCATCTCGATCGCCCAGTTCGATCTGGCGAAATTCGTCGACAGCATCGGCCAGACGCTGCCGGCGATGGCGCCCGGCAGTCTGAGCAAGGTCGAACTGGTCAGCCGCGTGGCCGCCACACCAACCAGCGTCGCCCTCGACAACATCAACCTGAAACTCGACGACAGCAGCTTCAGCGGGCGCATTGCCGTGGAAGATTTCGCCAAACAGTCGCTGCGGGCGATCCTCAAGGCTGACACCTTCGACGTCGACCGTTACCTGCCGCCGAAATCGGACAAGGCCAAGACTGCCACGCAAGTGCGCCAGGCTGAAGTCGCCAGCACCGAAGCCGATGCCATGGCCGGTGCCGGCAGCACACCGCTGCCGGACAAACCAAGCAAAAGCGCCTGGAGCACCGAGCGCCTGCTGCCGGTCGAGCGCCTGGCCAAACTCGATGTCGATGCCGACCTGAGCTTCGGCCAACTGACCCTCGACAAACTGCCGATCCAGAACGCCGCACTCAAAGCCACGGGCCAGGGCGGCCTGCTGACTCTGGAGAACCTGCGCGGCGGCCTGTACAACGGCGACTTCGAAGCCAAAGGCACCCTCGACGTGCGCCCGAGTGCACCAGTGTTGAATCTGCAGACCCGGATCAACCGCGTTCCGGTAGAGAAAATCCTCGAAAGCCAGGGCAAGAATCCGCCGGTCAAAGGTCTGGTCACGCTGACCAGTAACGTCACCGGCAGCGGCAACAGCCAGCAGGCGCTGATCGAAACCCTCAACGGCAACGCCAGTTTCGTGATCAACGACGGCGTGCTGCTCAACGCCAACCTGGAACAGCAACTGTGCAAGGGTATCGCCACCCTCAACCGCAAAACCCTCAGCGGCGAGCCACGGGGCAAGGACACGCCGTTCCAGGAACTCAAGGGCAACCTGACCTTGCGCAACGGCGTCGCCAGCAACCCGGACCTGAAAGTGCGCATCCCCGGCATGACCGTCAACGGTGACGGCGACATCGACCTGCGGGTGCTGGGCATGGATTATCGCGTCGGCATCATCGTCGAAGGTGACACCAGCGCCATGCCGGACCCGGCCTGTCAGGTTGGCGAAAAATTTGTCGGTATCCAGTGGCCGCTGCGCTGCCGTGGCCCGCTGGAACTGGGCGCCAAGGCCTGCCGCCTGGACAACGAACGTCTGGGCCAGGTCGCGACCAAAATGGCCGGCGACAAGCTCAGCGAGAAGATCGACGAAAAACTGGGCGACAAAGTCAGCCCGGAACTGAAAAACGCATTGAAGGGGCTGTTCAAGCGATGA
- a CDS encoding carboxypeptidase regulatory-like domain-containing protein yields MKRVFSFMLPIAAVAALVFPVMPQAANLEPVDSAGVQVQQQQQNGINYLSGGIGVDEAKAIQQTTGYNLHMTFAVGAQDEYTADVDVMIQKSPGQTVLTLTQAGPLVYVQLPPGKYTVVATRNGETRHDVTDIGSGTARNLVFHWNDAG; encoded by the coding sequence ATGAAACGCGTTTTTTCATTCATGCTGCCAATCGCGGCGGTTGCTGCATTGGTTTTTCCGGTGATGCCGCAGGCCGCCAACCTGGAACCGGTCGACAGCGCCGGTGTGCAAGTCCAGCAACAACAGCAAAACGGCATCAACTACCTGTCCGGCGGGATTGGCGTTGATGAAGCAAAAGCCATTCAGCAGACTACCGGTTACAACCTGCACATGACGTTCGCAGTGGGGGCGCAAGACGAGTACACCGCTGATGTCGATGTGATGATTCAAAAGTCGCCAGGGCAAACCGTGCTGACCCTCACCCAAGCGGGCCCGCTGGTGTACGTACAATTGCCACCCGGTAAGTACACGGTGGTCGCCACTCGCAATGGCGAAACACGGCACGACGTGACAGACATTGGCAGTGGCACAGCACGCAATCTGGTTTTCCACTGGAATGACGCTGGATAA
- the mutY gene encoding A/G-specific adenine glycosylase — MRAEQFSTAVLEWFDRHGRHDLPWQQDINPYRVWVSEIMLQQTQVSTVLNYFDRFMAALPTVQALAEAPEDEVLHLWTGLGYYTRARNLQKTAKIVVSQYGGEFPRDVEKLTDLPGIGLSTAGAIASISMGLRAPILDGNVKRVLARFTAQEGYPGEPKVAKQLWANAERFTPHDRVNAYTQAMMDLGATLCTRSKPSCLLCPLEKGCEAHMLGLETRYPIPKPRKAIPQKRTLMPMLANGDGAILLYRRPSSGLWGGLWSLPELDDLDDLQHLADQHSLTMGEQQALPDLVHTFSHFQLSIEPWLVQVQEASHHVAEADWLWYNLATPPRLGLAAPVKTLLERAAAVLNAGESP, encoded by the coding sequence ATGAGAGCGGAGCAGTTTTCCACGGCGGTGCTGGAATGGTTCGACCGCCACGGCCGCCACGATTTGCCTTGGCAGCAGGACATCAACCCGTATCGGGTGTGGGTGTCGGAGATCATGTTGCAGCAGACCCAGGTCAGCACCGTGCTCAATTACTTCGACCGCTTCATGGCCGCGCTACCGACGGTTCAAGCGCTGGCCGAAGCGCCGGAGGACGAAGTGCTGCACCTGTGGACCGGGCTGGGTTACTACACCCGCGCGCGCAATTTGCAGAAGACCGCGAAGATCGTCGTCAGCCAGTACGGCGGCGAGTTTCCGCGGGATGTGGAAAAGCTTACGGATCTGCCGGGCATCGGCCTGTCCACCGCCGGGGCCATCGCCAGCATCAGCATGGGCCTGCGTGCGCCGATTCTCGACGGCAACGTAAAACGCGTTCTGGCGCGTTTTACCGCGCAAGAGGGTTACCCGGGCGAACCGAAGGTCGCCAAGCAACTGTGGGCCAACGCAGAGCGTTTCACGCCGCACGATCGGGTCAACGCCTACACCCAGGCGATGATGGATCTCGGCGCCACGCTGTGCACCCGCAGCAAACCGAGCTGCCTGCTGTGTCCGCTGGAAAAGGGCTGCGAGGCGCACATGCTCGGCCTGGAGACACGCTACCCGATCCCCAAGCCGCGCAAGGCGATCCCGCAAAAACGTACGCTGATGCCGATGCTGGCCAATGGCGACGGCGCGATTCTGCTCTATCGCCGCCCGTCCAGCGGTCTGTGGGGCGGCTTGTGGAGCCTGCCGGAGCTCGACGACCTCGACGACCTGCAACATCTGGCCGATCAGCACTCGCTGACGATGGGCGAGCAGCAGGCGCTGCCAGACCTCGTCCACACCTTCAGCCATTTCCAGCTGTCCATCGAACCCTGGCTGGTTCAGGTGCAGGAGGCCAGCCATCACGTGGCCGAGGCCGACTGGCTCTGGTATAACCTCGCCACCCCGCCGCGCCTGGGCCTTGCAGCCCCGGTCAAAACCTTGCTCGAACGCGCGGCCGCCGTATTGAATGCAGGAGAGTCACCATGA
- a CDS encoding YceK/YidQ family lipoprotein: MKGILRIGSAVSLALLLAGCGTMMGRMNGDSEEPYYKGVDGNLHLLGVRGGDGMPSAVICYMMIVCPLITVVSLPVDAALDTVLLPVDYVNTL; encoded by the coding sequence TTGAAAGGGATTTTGCGTATTGGCTCAGCAGTGAGCCTGGCTTTGCTGTTGGCCGGTTGTGGAACGATGATGGGGCGTATGAACGGTGATTCAGAAGAGCCGTACTACAAGGGCGTCGATGGCAACCTGCACTTGCTTGGCGTGAGAGGGGGAGACGGCATGCCATCCGCCGTCATCTGTTACATGATGATCGTTTGCCCGCTGATTACCGTCGTATCTCTACCGGTCGACGCTGCGCTCGACACGGTTTTGTTGCCAGTCGACTACGTCAACACCCTCTGA
- a CDS encoding acetyl-CoA sensor PanZ family protein gives MPVIVQTLEDASYQDQQDLQKIYRDAPQWLFAPYSDDAQLIENCLADGTLIAGRFNDRLLGAARLTRHDTVWYLSHLCVRKVTRRRGVAERLVNQAQKLASQAGAQLRLLAPAGHLEAQALAAKLQVPLETIAT, from the coding sequence ATGCCTGTCATCGTTCAAACGCTTGAAGACGCCAGTTACCAGGATCAGCAGGATCTGCAGAAGATTTATCGTGATGCCCCGCAATGGCTGTTCGCACCGTATTCCGATGACGCTCAACTGATCGAAAACTGCCTGGCTGACGGGACTTTGATTGCAGGACGTTTCAATGATCGCCTGCTCGGTGCGGCGCGTCTGACAAGGCACGACACGGTTTGGTACTTGTCCCATTTATGTGTGCGAAAAGTTACCCGACGCCGTGGGGTGGCCGAGCGGCTGGTGAACCAAGCGCAGAAATTGGCGTCGCAAGCGGGTGCGCAGTTGCGTCTGCTGGCGCCTGCCGGACACCTTGAAGCGCAGGCGCTGGCCGCCAAACTGCAAGTGCCGCTGGAAACAATCGCTACATGA
- a CDS encoding alpha/beta hydrolase family protein has protein sequence MEDMQSKSPLLTEKQSEGFKEVAADGFVLGGFTWRHALPDIQRPVVIINAATSVRCRHYARFADYLFANGFDVITYDYRGIGESRPAIMKDLKASWTDWGAMDFEAMLKRAQREFPGQPIDVVGHSFGGCAAGLGASGQVIRRLVTVGAQFAYWRDYAPEQRWRMFGKWHLLMPLLTRFCGYFPGKRLGWLEDTPAGVVRDWSTPTGRYEQRPSGRRLLKAAGRMPFTNVRAQTLAISISDDPYGTVAAIERLLDYFSHARKTHLRIEPQDIGEQQVGHFAFFRSAYQATLWPIALTWLQTGELAPDSPGRTVPRS, from the coding sequence ATGGAAGACATGCAGTCAAAGTCACCGCTTTTGACTGAGAAACAAAGTGAGGGCTTCAAGGAAGTCGCCGCCGATGGTTTTGTGCTCGGCGGTTTCACCTGGCGACACGCCCTGCCCGACATCCAGCGCCCGGTAGTCATCATCAACGCCGCCACCTCGGTACGCTGCCGACATTACGCGCGCTTCGCTGATTATCTGTTCGCCAACGGCTTCGACGTGATCACTTACGATTACCGAGGCATCGGCGAATCACGCCCGGCAATCATGAAAGACCTTAAGGCCTCATGGACCGATTGGGGCGCGATGGATTTCGAAGCGATGCTCAAACGCGCGCAACGGGAATTCCCCGGTCAGCCAATCGATGTGGTCGGCCACAGTTTCGGCGGTTGCGCGGCAGGGCTCGGTGCGTCCGGACAGGTCATTCGTCGGCTGGTGACGGTGGGCGCGCAGTTCGCTTACTGGCGCGACTATGCGCCGGAACAGCGCTGGCGCATGTTCGGCAAATGGCATCTGCTGATGCCGCTGCTGACGCGGTTCTGTGGCTACTTCCCCGGCAAGCGCCTCGGCTGGCTGGAGGACACGCCCGCCGGCGTCGTACGTGACTGGAGCACGCCCACCGGACGTTACGAGCAGCGCCCGAGCGGCCGCAGACTGCTGAAGGCTGCCGGTCGAATGCCCTTCACCAACGTCCGCGCCCAGACCCTGGCGATCAGCATCAGCGACGACCCCTATGGCACCGTTGCGGCCATCGAACGCTTGCTCGACTACTTCAGCCATGCGCGCAAAACCCACCTGCGCATCGAGCCGCAGGACATCGGCGAGCAACAAGTGGGACATTTCGCCTTTTTTCGCAGCGCATACCAAGCCACACTATGGCCCATCGCTCTGACCTGGCTGCAAACCGGCGAACTGGCCCCCGATTCACCCGGGCGGACAGTGCCACGCAGCTGA
- a CDS encoding PDDEXK nuclease domain-containing protein → MSQIKPTDVQDPKIDSLLGEQGEVIRQARQKVLRAVDTIQVQTCWQIGRHIVEFEQKGAQRAGYGKQLLALLAKDLTAQFGKGFDDRNLRYMRSFYQLFPIWNAVRSELSWTHYRRLLGVTSDKARHWYMEESANLNWSSRALDRQINTLYYERLLMSRDKADVIEEATTNIAAMKSHPREFIRDPVMLEFLGLPSAGKVRESCLEQALIDHLQGFLLELGKGFSFVARQQRISTHDVDLYIDLVFYNYLLKCFVIIDLKRGRLSARDVGQMDMYVRMYDELKRSEGDKPTVGIILCAESNDSVARYSMLKGNEQLFASSYKTILPSEEELRAELNREQALIEERQRLQSTE, encoded by the coding sequence ATGAGCCAGATAAAACCGACTGATGTGCAAGATCCGAAAATCGACTCGTTGCTGGGGGAGCAGGGCGAAGTGATTCGCCAGGCGCGGCAAAAAGTGCTGCGTGCGGTTGATACGATTCAGGTGCAGACCTGCTGGCAGATTGGCCGGCATATTGTCGAGTTTGAACAGAAAGGCGCCCAACGTGCGGGGTATGGCAAGCAGTTGCTAGCCTTGTTGGCGAAGGATCTGACGGCGCAGTTCGGGAAGGGGTTTGATGATCGAAATCTGCGGTATATGCGGAGTTTTTATCAGTTGTTTCCGATTTGGAACGCAGTGCGTTCCGAATTGAGTTGGACCCACTATCGGCGGCTTTTGGGCGTCACCAGTGACAAGGCTCGCCATTGGTACATGGAAGAATCTGCCAATCTGAACTGGTCCAGCCGCGCCCTTGATCGCCAGATCAATACGCTTTACTACGAGCGACTGCTGATGAGTCGAGATAAAGCCGATGTGATTGAAGAAGCCACCACCAACATTGCAGCCATGAAATCCCATCCGCGCGAGTTCATTCGCGACCCTGTCATGCTCGAATTTCTCGGGCTACCGTCAGCCGGCAAGGTCAGGGAGAGTTGTCTTGAACAGGCGCTCATCGACCACCTGCAGGGTTTTCTTCTTGAACTGGGCAAAGGCTTTTCCTTTGTCGCTCGGCAACAACGTATCAGCACCCATGATGTGGATCTGTACATCGATCTGGTGTTCTACAACTACCTGCTCAAATGCTTCGTGATCATTGATCTCAAACGCGGCCGGCTCAGCGCCCGCGACGTCGGGCAAATGGACATGTACGTGCGCATGTACGACGAGCTCAAGCGCAGCGAGGGCGACAAGCCGACAGTCGGAATCATTCTGTGCGCAGAGAGCAACGACTCGGTGGCACGCTATTCAATGCTCAAGGGCAATGAGCAATTGTTCGCCAGCAGTTACAAGACGATATTGCCGAGCGAGGAAGAACTGCGCGCCGAACTCAATCGGGAACAGGCCTTGATCGAAGAACGCCAGCGCCTTCAATCCACTGAATAG
- a CDS encoding oxidative damage protection protein → MTRTIMCRKYKEQLEGLERPPYPGAKGQDIYDHVSAKAWADWQKHQTLLINEKRLNMMNAEDRKYLQGEMDKFFSGEDYAKAEGYVPPAE, encoded by the coding sequence ATGACCCGCACCATCATGTGCCGTAAGTACAAAGAACAACTCGAAGGCCTGGAGCGCCCACCGTACCCGGGTGCCAAAGGGCAGGACATTTATGACCACGTCTCGGCCAAGGCCTGGGCTGACTGGCAGAAACACCAGACCCTGCTGATCAACGAAAAGCGTCTGAACATGATGAACGCTGAAGATCGCAAATATCTTCAGGGTGAAATGGACAAGTTCTTCTCCGGCGAGGATTACGCCAAAGCTGAAGGCTACGTTCCACCTGCCGAGTAA
- the hisB gene encoding imidazoleglycerol-phosphate dehydratase HisB, whose amino-acid sequence MAERKASVERDTLETQIKASINLDGTGKARFDIGVPFLEHMLDQIARHGLIDLDIECKGDLHIDDHHTVEDVGITLGQAFAKAIGDKKGIRRYGHAYVPLDEALSRVVIDFSGRPGLQMHVPYTRATVGGFDVDLFQEFFQGFVNHALVSLHIDNLRGTNTHHQIETVFKAFGRALRMAVELDERMAGQMPSTKGVL is encoded by the coding sequence ATGGCCGAACGTAAGGCGTCTGTCGAGCGCGACACTCTGGAAACCCAGATCAAAGCCTCGATCAACCTTGATGGCACCGGAAAGGCCCGATTCGATATCGGTGTTCCTTTTCTTGAGCACATGCTGGATCAGATCGCCCGTCACGGGTTGATCGACCTGGATATTGAATGCAAGGGCGATCTGCATATCGACGACCACCATACCGTGGAAGACGTCGGTATCACCCTCGGCCAGGCGTTCGCCAAAGCCATTGGCGACAAGAAAGGCATCCGTCGCTACGGCCACGCCTATGTGCCGCTCGATGAAGCGCTGTCACGCGTGGTGATCGACTTCTCCGGTCGCCCAGGCCTGCAGATGCACGTGCCGTACACCCGCGCCACCGTGGGCGGTTTCGACGTTGATCTGTTCCAGGAATTCTTCCAGGGTTTCGTCAACCACGCGCTGGTCAGCCTGCACATCGACAACCTGCGTGGCACCAATACCCACCACCAGATCGAAACCGTGTTCAAGGCTTTCGGCCGCGCCCTGCGCATGGCCGTCGAGCTGGATGAGCGCATGGCCGGGCAAATGCCATCGACCAAAGGCGTTCTGTAA
- a CDS encoding OFA family MFS transporter: protein MSTSITADGLRADQPAFLSKERIIAKPGFNRWLVPPAALAIHLCIGMAYGFSVFWLPLSKALGITAPVACAPDMSFIAQVFSSQCDWPISMLGWIYTLFFIFLGCSAAIWGGWLEHAGPRKAGVVSALCWCGGLLISALGIYTHQIWLMWIGSGVIGGIGLGLGYISPVSTLIKWFPDKRGMATGMAIMGFGGGAMVGAPLATALMSHFASPAGVGVWQSFVAMAAIYFVFMIGGALAYRVPPTGWKPEGWTAPAKKASNSMITHRHVHVNVAWKTPQFRLVWLVLCLNVSAGIGILGMASPLLQEVFGGKLLGVDVPFGQLDAGQLASIAAIAAGFTGLLSLFNIGGRFFWASFSDYLGRKNTYFVFFALGFALYALIPNMGHLGNVALFVAAFCIILSMYGGGFATVPAYLADLFGTQMVGAIHGRLLTAWAAAGVLGPVLVNYLREYQLSIGVERAAAYDITLYILAGLLVLGFLCNLLVRPVADKYFMTDAELAAEQALGHDKGADSSTVLEWKAAPGTKPLAIAAWLVVGIPLAWGVWVTLQKTAVLFH, encoded by the coding sequence ATGAGCACGAGCATCACGGCGGACGGCCTTCGCGCCGACCAGCCTGCGTTCCTGTCCAAGGAACGCATCATCGCCAAGCCCGGTTTCAACCGTTGGCTGGTTCCACCGGCCGCTCTGGCCATCCACCTGTGCATCGGCATGGCCTACGGTTTCTCGGTGTTCTGGTTGCCGCTGTCCAAGGCGCTGGGCATCACCGCTCCGGTGGCTTGCGCGCCGGACATGAGCTTCATCGCCCAGGTGTTCTCTTCGCAATGCGACTGGCCGATTTCGATGCTCGGCTGGATCTACACCCTGTTCTTCATTTTCCTCGGTTGCTCCGCAGCGATCTGGGGTGGCTGGCTGGAACACGCAGGGCCACGCAAGGCCGGTGTGGTATCGGCACTGTGCTGGTGCGGCGGTCTGCTGATTTCGGCGCTGGGTATCTATACCCACCAGATCTGGCTGATGTGGATCGGCTCCGGGGTGATCGGTGGTATCGGTCTGGGCCTGGGCTACATCTCGCCGGTATCGACCTTGATCAAATGGTTTCCGGACAAGCGCGGCATGGCGACCGGCATGGCGATCATGGGTTTTGGTGGCGGCGCGATGGTCGGTGCACCGTTGGCGACTGCGCTGATGAGCCACTTCGCTTCGCCGGCCGGTGTTGGCGTCTGGCAGAGCTTCGTGGCCATGGCTGCAATCTATTTCGTGTTCATGATCGGTGGCGCTCTGGCCTACCGCGTGCCGCCAACCGGCTGGAAGCCTGAAGGTTGGACCGCCCCGGCGAAAAAAGCCTCGAACTCGATGATCACCCACCGTCACGTACACGTGAATGTGGCGTGGAAAACCCCGCAATTCCGTCTGGTGTGGCTGGTGCTGTGCCTGAACGTGTCCGCCGGCATCGGCATTCTGGGCATGGCCTCGCCACTGTTGCAGGAAGTGTTCGGCGGCAAGCTGCTGGGTGTTGACGTGCCGTTCGGTCAACTGGATGCCGGGCAACTGGCGTCGATTGCCGCAATCGCTGCCGGTTTTACCGGTCTGCTGAGCCTGTTCAACATCGGTGGCCGGTTCTTCTGGGCTTCGTTCTCGGACTACCTGGGTCGCAAAAACACCTACTTCGTGTTCTTTGCCCTCGGTTTTGCCCTGTACGCGTTGATCCCGAACATGGGTCACCTGGGCAACGTTGCGCTGTTCGTGGCGGCGTTCTGCATCATCCTGTCGATGTACGGCGGTGGTTTTGCGACCGTTCCGGCGTATCTGGCCGACCTGTTCGGTACGCAAATGGTTGGCGCGATCCACGGTCGTCTGCTGACTGCCTGGGCGGCGGCTGGCGTGCTCGGTCCGGTGCTGGTCAACTACCTGCGTGAGTATCAGTTGAGTATCGGCGTTGAACGCGCTGCCGCTTACGACATCACCCTGTACATCCTCGCGGGCCTGCTGGTGCTGGGTTTCCTGTGCAACCTGCTGGTGCGTCCGGTGGCTGACAAGTACTTCATGACCGACGCCGAACTGGCTGCCGAACAGGCGCTGGGTCATGACAAAGGTGCCGACAGTAGCACTGTGCTGGAGTGGAAAGCCGCGCCGGGCACCAAGCCGCTGGCGATCGCCGCGTGGCTGGTGGTGGGTATTCCGTTGGCGTGGGGTGTGTGGGTGACCCTGCAGAAGACGGCGGTACTGTTTCACTAA
- a CDS encoding DUF2164 domain-containing protein, protein MAAKKSKPPILTLAPEQESEAYRKIQRFMEDRFELDLGSFEAAEILELFTREIAPHFYNRAIFDVQTHLKERFESIESDLWALEKN, encoded by the coding sequence ATGGCTGCCAAGAAGTCCAAGCCGCCGATCCTGACCCTCGCTCCCGAACAGGAGAGCGAGGCCTATCGCAAGATCCAGCGGTTCATGGAAGACCGTTTCGAACTGGACCTGGGTTCGTTCGAAGCGGCGGAAATTCTTGAGCTGTTTACCCGCGAAATTGCTCCGCACTTTTACAACAGGGCGATTTTCGATGTGCAGACCCACCTCAAAGAGCGGTTTGAAAGCATCGAAAGCGACCTGTGGGCGCTCGAAAAAAACTGA
- the hisH gene encoding imidazole glycerol phosphate synthase subunit HisH: MQTVAVIDYGMGNLHSVAKALEHVGAGKVLITSDADVIREADRVVFPGVGAIRDCMAEIRRLGFDSLVREVSQDRPFLGICVGMQALLDTSEENDGVDCIGLFPGAVKFFGKDLHEDGEHLKVPHMGWNEVKQKVSHPLWHDIPDLARFYFVHSYYIAAANARQVVGSGHYGVDFAAALADGSRFAVQFHPEKSHTHGLQLLQNFAAWDGRW; encoded by the coding sequence ATGCAGACGGTTGCAGTTATCGACTACGGCATGGGCAACCTGCACTCGGTGGCCAAGGCCCTCGAGCACGTCGGTGCCGGCAAGGTGCTGATCACCAGCGACGCGGACGTGATCCGCGAAGCCGATCGCGTGGTATTCCCCGGTGTTGGCGCGATTCGCGACTGCATGGCGGAGATCCGTCGTCTCGGTTTCGACTCGCTGGTGCGTGAAGTCAGCCAGGACCGTCCGTTTCTCGGCATCTGCGTGGGCATGCAGGCCCTGCTCGACACCAGCGAAGAGAACGACGGCGTCGATTGCATCGGCCTGTTCCCGGGCGCAGTGAAGTTCTTCGGCAAAGACCTGCACGAAGACGGCGAGCATCTGAAAGTCCCGCACATGGGCTGGAACGAGGTGAAGCAGAAGGTCAGCCACCCGCTGTGGCACGACATTCCGGACCTGGCGCGTTTCTACTTCGTGCACAGCTACTACATCGCCGCCGCCAACGCGCGGCAGGTGGTCGGCAGCGGTCATTACGGGGTCGATTTCGCCGCAGCGCTGGCCGATGGCTCGCGTTTCGCCGTGCAGTTCCATCCGGAGAAGAGCCATACCCATGGCCTGCAATTGCTGCAGAACTTCGCGGCGTGGGACGGTCGCTGGTAA